One genomic window of Sphingomonas sp. C3-2 includes the following:
- a CDS encoding nuclear transport factor 2 family protein, with the protein MMDLKGLLDLRAIEQVYVRYCEIVDSKQFEAMDEVFVEDAVGDYTQSLGPGVISPNRASLIASLHQNLGANSNCGPTHHNVGNFRISVDGDTARAKVHYYAEHKGQRDFAGEQYSMWGQYDDELVRTPAGWRVKHRVYTCTMSRGPVVTTASAAA; encoded by the coding sequence ATGATGGATCTGAAGGGGTTGTTGGACCTGCGCGCGATCGAGCAGGTCTATGTGCGCTATTGCGAGATCGTCGACAGCAAGCAGTTCGAGGCGATGGACGAGGTTTTTGTCGAGGATGCCGTGGGCGACTATACCCAGTCGCTGGGCCCCGGCGTGATCAGCCCCAATCGCGCAAGCCTGATCGCCTCGCTCCACCAAAATCTCGGTGCCAATTCCAATTGCGGCCCCACGCATCATAATGTCGGCAATTTCCGGATCAGCGTGGATGGCGACACCGCGCGCGCCAAGGTCCATTATTATGCCGAACATAAGGGCCAGCGCGATTTCGCGGGCGAGCAATATTCGATGTGGGGCCAATATGACGACGAACTGGTTCGCACCCCGGCCGGCTGGCGCGTGAAGCACCGCGTCTATACCTGCACCATGTCTCGCGGGCCGGTGGTGACGACGGCCTCGGCCGCGGCCTGA
- a CDS encoding glutathione peroxidase, whose protein sequence is MATPLYTIPLNAIDGADTSLDTYAGKVLLIVNVASKCGLTPQYEGLEKLYQGYRDQGLEVLGFPANDFAGQEPGSNAEIQEFCRTNFSVDFPMFAKIAVTGDETHPLYRELTAATPATHVKGDEFREKLTGYGMTPNPEPGILWNFEKFVVSRGGEVVARFSPDTAPDDARIVEAIETELAKG, encoded by the coding sequence CTCGCTCGACACATATGCCGGCAAGGTTCTGCTGATCGTCAATGTCGCCTCGAAATGCGGGCTGACCCCGCAATATGAAGGCCTTGAAAAGCTCTATCAGGGCTACCGCGATCAGGGGCTTGAAGTGCTTGGCTTCCCCGCAAACGACTTTGCCGGGCAGGAACCGGGCAGCAACGCCGAAATCCAGGAATTCTGCCGCACCAATTTCAGCGTCGATTTCCCGATGTTCGCCAAGATCGCCGTCACGGGCGACGAAACCCATCCGCTCTACCGCGAACTCACGGCCGCCACACCCGCGACCCATGTGAAGGGCGATGAATTCCGCGAGAAGCTGACGGGCTATGGCATGACGCCCAATCCCGAACCCGGCATCCTCTGGAACTTCGAAAAGTTCGTGGTGTCACGCGGTGGTGAGGTCGTCGCCCGCTTCTCGCCCGATACTGCGCCTGACGATGCACGCATCGTCGAGGCGATCGAAACCGAACTGGCCAAGGGCTGA
- a CDS encoding alginate O-acetyltransferase AlgX-related protein — MSEAGTPQKRWRISTIICLFLAAYFAGTALFALIHANQFASARPQLLRYVIAPGTIAILLALCAWKMRPDARAITASCGLAIFVGMFAFEFFMTARTYSATMGLVALPEKSWLRAQRVDDTLPPSRTVKALNTAIGVTALSDAVLGNIPGKRVYLCSSGAKPIFYQADQMGFNNPPAAYARAPDIMVVGDSFVEGICLEPAQTLVGQLRRTTTATLGIGNRGAGPLYGLAATGRYGGKFHPRTVVMAFFEGNDWENLEAELRTPYLRQALSPNADFGGVTPAPATLERAHSVIDDWQNMRMPGAVEMLSRTHSLRNLAALQKTSLSLGIAYPKAPPAIPEYSRILARTKQIVEGWGGHLIILYIPLQDRFLGLINRDFVYDQVRSKVLASAAKNGIPVVDLAPIFRSHPQPETLYAADAHFSAQGAHIAAGAVTDFLKRRDLRLADHGPDRDNGPAL; from the coding sequence ATGAGCGAAGCGGGTACGCCTCAAAAACGCTGGCGAATTTCAACGATCATCTGCCTTTTTCTGGCAGCCTATTTCGCGGGTACGGCGCTCTTTGCGCTGATCCACGCTAACCAGTTCGCATCGGCGCGGCCACAATTGCTACGCTATGTGATCGCCCCTGGCACCATCGCGATCCTGTTGGCCCTTTGCGCGTGGAAAATGCGGCCGGACGCGCGCGCGATCACCGCTTCGTGCGGGCTCGCGATCTTTGTCGGCATGTTCGCGTTCGAATTTTTCATGACGGCGCGGACCTATTCGGCGACGATGGGGCTGGTTGCGCTGCCCGAAAAATCCTGGTTGCGTGCACAGCGGGTGGATGACACGCTGCCCCCGAGCAGAACCGTAAAGGCGCTGAACACCGCGATTGGGGTGACGGCGCTGTCGGACGCGGTGCTTGGCAATATTCCGGGCAAGCGCGTCTATCTCTGTTCGAGCGGCGCCAAGCCGATATTCTATCAGGCGGACCAGATGGGGTTCAACAATCCCCCCGCCGCCTATGCGCGCGCGCCGGACATCATGGTGGTGGGGGATTCGTTCGTCGAGGGCATATGCCTTGAGCCCGCACAGACACTGGTCGGCCAGTTACGCCGGACGACGACGGCGACGCTGGGGATCGGCAATCGCGGCGCCGGCCCGCTTTATGGGCTGGCGGCAACGGGCCGCTATGGTGGCAAATTCCACCCCAGAACGGTCGTCATGGCCTTTTTCGAGGGGAATGACTGGGAAAATCTGGAAGCCGAACTGCGGACCCCATATCTGCGGCAGGCGCTGTCCCCCAATGCCGATTTTGGCGGGGTTACCCCTGCCCCGGCCACACTGGAACGCGCGCATTCGGTGATCGACGACTGGCAGAACATGCGCATGCCCGGCGCGGTTGAAATGTTGAGCCGGACGCACAGCCTGCGCAATCTGGCGGCGCTTCAGAAAACCTCGCTCAGCCTTGGCATAGCCTATCCCAAGGCACCGCCGGCCATTCCCGAATATTCGCGGATACTGGCGCGGACCAAGCAGATCGTCGAGGGCTGGGGCGGCCATCTGATCATCCTCTACATCCCGCTTCAGGACCGGTTTCTGGGCCTGATCAACCGCGACTTCGTTTACGACCAGGTGCGATCAAAGGTGCTCGCCAGCGCGGCCAAGAACGGCATTCCCGTGGTCGATCTCGCGCCGATTTTCCGCAGCCATCCTCAACCGGAAACGCTCTACGCCGCCGACGCCCATTTCAGCGCGCAAGGCGCGCATATCGCCGCCGGTGCCGTCACCGATTTCCTGAAGCGGCGCGATCTGCGGCTGGCCGATCACGGCCCGGACAGGGACAACGGGCCCGCGCTCTGA